The sequence below is a genomic window from Chryseobacterium foetidum.
TCCTAAAAAGTTATATTATTCTTTTCGTAAACAAGGTCATTGTGATTTAGATATTTATCAATTTAAAACATTTGATGAATGGCTAGAAAATAATTATATGATTCACAATAAGGATTTGATGGTTTTAGATTGGGAATTAGATGATGGCGAAGAAAAATTTAAAAATACACTTTTAATACTTAATGATATAATTTTTGAGAAGAGAATTCCTTTTGTAGTAATCTATACTAATACGGAGGATTTAGATTCAGTATCTCAAGTCTTATGTGAAAATTATAATTTATACAATTCAACAACTTTTGATGAGTTCGTAAATTTTCTAAAAGAAAAAATTTCGAGATTATCTGATAAAAGTGAAGATGTTGAACTTTTTTTTGAAGAAAATAGAAAGTTATTTTTTGAACTTATCAAATTTTTTGATAAACGAGAAGAATTATCACAAGAGATAATTCAAAAATTTGGAACATTTCTCGATTATAATGATTTGGTAAAATTGTCAAAAAAAATTGTAAGCACAACTAAAGAAAAATTTTTATCTAAAGAAAACATTGTTGAATCTCTTCTAGTTATAGCTAATCTTATCTTTAGTGTAAATTTGCAAGATGATGCAAAAAAAACAATCAACAAAAGAATTGAAATTGTTAAAGATTGCTACTTAATTAACGGCATAATAGTTCTTATTTTGCACAAAAGCGGAAACGAAGATGGTGTTGAGCCAGAAAATCTTTTTAACGTCTTTAGTGAAGCAATTTATACAAATCCTCATAGTATAATTAATTTAGTTTCTTTAGAATTGAAAGACAAGTTAAGAGAAGATTTTTCAAAAATTGGTACAAAATTTAATTTGATTGATGAACGGGCATTTCTATATCACGCAAATAATTATTCTATCCAAAATGGTGAAAATAAAGAATTTGACAAAACCTCCTTCGTTAATTTTATAATTCAATATTGGATGAATGAGCTAGCGCAATATAATTTAGACTTAGATTTAAAATCTATTCTCATTCTAGAAGAGAGATTACAAGATATATATGTCGATAATGATTTACATGATAAGCTTAGTCAGTATGCTCATATGGTGTCAAGTGTAAATATTGAAAACAGGAGAAATAAAAAACTAACTTTTGGTGATATTTTTAAGTCTGATGATAAATATTTTTTATGTATAACACCACTTTGTGATTGTTTAAATCCTAGTAAAATTGATTTTCAGTTTTATTTTATTACAGGAAAAAAAATAAATAATAAATCAGCTTTAGAAAATGCGGAACAAGGATTTTATTCTTTTGTTAATTTTAATGATGAATTTATTGCAATAGAATGGAAATGTAAACCCTTTACATCATACATATCAGAGTCTGATAATAATGTTAAATCTCTAAATTTAACGTATGCAAACGTACCATTAGAATTAAAGCATGTAACTATTTTAAAGGAAAACTATGCACAAAGAATCGCAAACAATTCTTTTGGATATGGTTATAGGGTTGGTGTCGATTTTCCTCATATAAAATCTTAAAATAAAAGGGAAGTCAAATAAATTGAATTCCCTTTAGTTTTAAATGTGGAGTTGGAGGGATTCGAACCCTCGTCCAAACAAGCAATACATAAGATTTCTACATGCTTATTTTACTATTGGTTTTCGACTGGAGGCAGAGAGCAAACACCCAACTTCCAGCTTATCTTCTGAGGTTTTCGAGTCTCGGCCGAAGCTTCCGAAACCTTATTTCTGCATTACTATATCTCAGAATCAAACGCCGCAGAACAGAGCATTTGTGAGACATCTTGCTTCCTTACTGTCTTCGGGAAAGCGCTTGAAATCTTACTTTATTCGGATTAAGCTGCAAGAGCGAACTCTTCGTTGCCAGTTAAAATTGTGTAGCAAGGGATTTAAGAGATCGCGCTACGGTTCTCTGCATGCTTACTTACCCATTGACCTTGCTGTCGAAACCAGTCAACCCCATGTTTAAGTGAAGACAAAGATACAATTTTTTGTTTACATTTTATTCATATTAAATAAAGCTTGGAGAATTGCTAAAAAGAATTGATTTGTAGAGAACTTTTTAAGCCTTATTATTCCTACCCTAAACCTAAGGGCCTGTTTAAATTTTTATCAAATCAATAATAATGGTGTAATAACTCTTCGACAGGCTCAGAGTGACACCGTTAAATTGAGCGGTTAGCATTAGATTTGTCAGTCTGAGCCTATCGAAGACTCAATTAATCAAAACAGTAAAAATCAATATAATCTAACTTTTTTAATAATATATAAATAGGCTCTAATGTTGAAAATGTCTTGAAAACTTTATCAGATTATACCGATTAAGGGCTAATGGAAAGGTAAATTAATCTACATCTGAAACGAATTTAAAATAAAATCAATTTTTAATTAGAAATTCTTTGGTAATCAATAATAAATTTCTATTTTTGCAATCCAAAATGAGATGTAATTTATGTTAATAATTCCAGTAAAAGACGGAGAGTCTATCGACAGAGCACTTAAAAAATATAAGAGAAAATTTGACAAAACAGGTACTGTTCGTCAATTGAGATCAAGACAGGCTTTTATTAAGCCGTCTGTAACTTTAAGACAGGCAAGACTTAAAGCTGCTCACAAGCAAGTAAATCTTAGCAAAGAAGAGCAGGCTTAAGAAATTTTCTTAACTCGCATACTAAATTCACTCTTTAAATAGTTATATTTATTGAGTGAATTTTTTGTTTTCACACTTTTTTATGATTGACAAATTCCTTCAATACATATCGTTCGAAAAACGTTATTCTCCACACACCGTAACGAGCTACAAAAAAGATTTGGAAGATTTTTATGAATTCTACCTTCGTACTGAAGGTTCAGAAAATCTTTTAAAAGCAGACAAAAAAATTATCCGCAACTTCATCGTAGAACTCAGCGAAAAAAATATCGCCAAAAGAAGCATCAACAGGAAAGTTTCTACCCTACGCAGTTTCTATAAATTTTTACTGAAGATTCAGGAGATTAAAGTTTCACCTGTGGAAAATATCAGTTCAATTAAGTTTTACGCCGAAAAGCAAATTCCAATTTCCAGTGATGAAATGAAAAATCTTGATGAGAAAATTTCTTTGGAAACAGACAACCTGCTGGAACACTGTATCATTGAAACACTTTACCAGACCGGCATCCGGAAAGCCGAACTTTGTGGCTTGATATTTGAAAATGTAAACCTAGGAGCACAGGAGCTGAAGATCATAGGAAAAGGAAACAAGGAACGCTACATCCCCATTTCGGAGAAACTTACCCAACTTTTATCTGACTATTTAAATATCAGAAAACCAAAGGAAAACTTTGGTGCTTATTTTTTCGTCAATAAAAACGGTAAAAAACTCACCGAAAAATTTGTTTACCTAACCGTTAATAAGTATCTTAGTCTTGTAACTTCTAAGGAAAAAAAGAGCCCGCATATTTTAAGACACAGCTTTGCTACACATGTTTTAGATAACGGGGCAGAAATTTCCAAAGTAAAAAAGATATTAGGACATTCAAGTCTTGCCAGTACTCAAGTCTATACGAATGCCAATATAGAGCAATTGAAAAAAGTGTTTAATCTGGCTCATCCACGAGCCGCAAAAAAAGAAGAATTATGAAGATCACAGTACAGTCAATTGGTTTAACGCCACACGCACCATTAGAAGATCACATTGAAAAAAAAGTAAACAAACTTGCTACGTTTTACGACAAAATTCAGGATTGTAAAGTTTTCCTGAAAGTAGAAAACACTTCAGACAGAGAAAACAAAACAACCGAGCTTATTTTAGCCGTTCCGGGTGACGATATCGTTGTAAAAAAGACCTGCACAAGCTTTGAAGAAAGCCTTGATCAGTGTGTGGATACAGCTAAGAAGCTATTAATCAAGAAAAAAGAATTAGCTTAGTAAAAAAGTTAAAAAAAACATACTAAAAATTTGAGAATTCAAAAAATCCGTTCTATATTTGCACACGCAAAAAAGGAACAGCGATCTTTTGAATTCTTTTTTATTATGCTTCCATAGCTCAGCTGGCCAGAGCACGTGATTTGTAATCTCGGGGTCGTGGGTTCGAATCCCTCTGGAAGCTCATTTTAATATAAACTCGGGGAGATTCCAGAGTGGCTAAATGGGACTGACTGTAACTCAGTTGCTTCGGCTTCGTAGGTTCGAATCCTGCTCTCCCCACTGTTTATATTGATAAAAAAACTTGCAGGTTTAGAATGAAATTCCTAAGTTTGCAGACCGTTACCAATGATTTTGGAAACAAAATTGCGGAAGTAGCTCAGTTGGTAGAGCGTCAGCCTTCCAAGCTGAATGTCGCGAGTTCGACCCTCGTCTTCCGCTCAAAGATCACACCTCATCAGGGTGATTTTTTTTTCACTGCTGAATTGTTGCAGAGTAGCTTTTCTCTCAGCCTTCAGTTTAGAATTATTAAAACGCTTCCATAGCTCAGCTGGCCAGAGCACGTGATTTGTAATCTCGGGGTCGTGGGTTCGAATCCCTCTGGAAGCTCATTTTAATATAAACTCGGGGAGATTCCAGAGTGGCTAAATGGGACTGACTGTAACTCAGTTGCTTCGGCTTCGTAGGTTCGAATCCTGCTCTCCCCACGGTTTATATTACAAATAAAACTTGCAGATTCAAAGGGTTTTCCTTAAGTTTGCAAAGCGTTTACCAATAATTTTGGAAACAAAATTGCGGAAGTAGCTCAGTTGGTAGAGCGTCAGCCTTCCAAGCTGAATGTCGCGAGTTCGACCCTCGTCTTCCGCTCAACAAAAATCACGCTTCTGGTGTGATTTTTTGTTTAAGGCCGACTTAGCTCAGCGGTAGAGTGCTTCCTTGGTAAGGAAGAGGTCACGGGTTCAAGTCCCGTAGTTGGCTCACAGCAAATCCCGATTCTGTCGGGATTTTTTTTTGTTTCTTGTAGTTTATATGCAACATTATACTTTTGATAAAGCCGATTTAACAAAAAATAACACTGAGATTTTCACAAAGAGCACAATGATTGTGAACCTCGTGAAAAACTTTGTGCTCCTTGTGCTTAAATTAAACAGAGGATTTTTAAATTATCTTAGATTGTGGACAGTCAAATTAAAATTTAATTAAACCTTCCTCTCAAATCCCATTTTCAATCCACATCAAAAATTTTTTTTCTACTTTAGTAAAAAATTAGTTCCTGATGAATATTCTTTTACTGGAAGATGACCTTATTCTTTCCGCAGAGTTGTGCAAATTTTTAGAGTCCAATCAAATTAGCTGTTCGAAGGTTTTTGATGGGGAGACTTTTCTGAGAGAAATTAAAAATAATTCCTACGACCTTTATCTTCTGGACATCAACGTCCCGAAAATGAATGGCCTAGATGTGTGCCAGACTTTAAGAACGTTTGATAAAACCACGCCTATCATTATTCTGTCGGCTTACGGTGATCTTTCAGATAAAAAAGATGCGTTCACGAGACTTGCTGATGATTATCTGGTAAAACCTTTTCAGTTTGAAGAGCTATTATTAAGAATCAACTCGCTTCTCCGCAGAAAAACACAGTCTGAAAACATCGAGTCTGATGTAATAAAAGTAGATGACCTCATCATCAATAAAACCGAACAGAAGGTTTTCAGAGGCGGAAACGAAATCGCGCTGACTTTGAAAGAGTTTCAATTGCTGGTTTACCTTGCCGAAGCTCAGGGCAGAACGGTTTCAAAACAACAGATTACAGAGCATGTCTGGGAACATAATTTTAATACCAATACCAATACCGTCGAGGTTTACATCAATTTCTTAAGGAAGAAACTTGATAAGGATTTTCCTGTAAAACTCATTCATACAAGATCCGGTTTTGGGTATTATTTAAGTCCATTATAAAATGTCTTTAAAACGGAAAATTGCCCTTACGCTGTCAATCTCGTTTTCGATTCTTCTTGGGATCGTGATGGTGATTATTTACATCCTATTTAATGATTTCCGAAGAGAAGAGTTTAAGGCAAGATTTGTTCAGAGACTGGAATTTACTTCACATTTTATTTTAAAATCAAAGGATTTTGAGGAAGAGGCACCTGTTTTTTTTAATGAAAATTCAGACAACGTACTGTTGAACGAAAAAATTCTCATCTTCAATGCCAGTAAAGAATTGATTTATTCAACCATAAAAGATCAGAAAGTAACATGGGACGCCAAACTTCTCAGCGAACTCGACAGGAAAAAAGCGGTCTACACCGAAAAAACCTTCCCGGAAATCTATGCCGCCAAAAGAAATATTAATGGTGAAAACTATTATATCATCACCAGCGCTTACGACACCAACGGAAAGTCAAAACTTGCCTATCTGAAATATCTTCTCATCACGGCCTATATCGCAAGTACGCTGCTGATTGGTTTTTTCAGTTATTACTTTATGGGGAAATTTCTTCACCCTCTGGAGCAGCTCAATCAGGAAGTTTCTGAGATTACAGCACACAAGCTCACCACCCAAATTCCGGTGAACAATTCTAAAGATGAAATCAGCATTCTGGCGCAGTCTTTCAACACGATGATTGTTCGGCTGAACGATGTTTTCCAGTCACAGAAAGACTTTACGGCAAGTGCTTCCCACGAAATCCGTACTCCTATTACGCGAATCGCTTTTCAGATTGAAAACCTGATCAAGCTTGAAGAGCACTCTCCCACTACCCTTATGGGACTTCAGCAGATGTTGAGGGATGTGTTTCTGCTTTCAGATCTCACCAATTCACTCCTGCTGCTGACGAAATTTGATAAAGAAAATATTCAGACCATTTACGAAGAAGTGCGCATCGATGAAGTGATTTTTGAATCTTTCGACCGTTTAAAAAAGAGTTTCCCCAATCTGAAAATGGATTTTAACATTTCTGAAAAATCCACTGAAGACGCATTGCTGACTATCGGCGGTGTACAGTCTCTGCTGGTGATCGTATTTGTAAACCTCCTGAAAAATGCAGCAATTTATTCAGATAACGAAGAAGTGGATATTCTGCTCGATGAAGACAACAGTAATATCACCATAGACGTGATCTCATTTGGAAATACCATTCCCGAAAAAGAACAGTCCCGTCTATTTGATGCTTTTACGAGGGGCAATAATTCACAAAACATCTCCGGTTCCGGCTTGGGTTTACGCATCGTAAAAAGAATTCTGGAATACCACGGAGCGGATATTCTATATTCCTCACCCTCCGAAAAATCAAATAAATTCACCGTTATTTTCGCCAAATAAAGTATCCAGTATCCATGGGGCTTTTGAAGTACCTGAAAATTCATGCGCATGAATTGATAAACTCATGCGCATGAATTGACAAACTCATGCGCATGAATTGACAAACTCATGCGGATGAATTGATAAACTGATGCGGGTGAATTTAAGGACAACTAAAAAATAAGATTGGAAAATTTAAGAGCCTGTATAAATTTCATCAAAATTAATTTCCCCGACCCTAAAGGAAGTTAATTCTGATGAAATTTTCAAGGCATTTTTCCACCCTTTAGGGTTGGGGAAAAGAAAAATGACTTGAAAATTTATTTTTAATCATTTTGAAACAGGCTCTAAATATTAACCATTCAAATTAAATCAATTTTAGTTGAAACATAAAAATCCAAACCCTTCAGAGATTTCATTTTCTTTCAAACAAATTCACAATTTAATTTTTTTTTAAGCCTCCTTTAAGTTCCTTTTAATCGGGTAGCCGCACTTTTGTCATCAAAATAATGATAATGAACAAATTTGCAGGGCTGTTGATTGTTGTCTCGTCTTTCCTGACCGCACAGCAGCAAATGTCGCTTCAGGATTGCGAAAATGCCTTTCAGCAGAATAATCTTCAGCTGCTAGCTGAGCAGTACAGCATCAGCATGGCAGATGCCGATATTCTGCAGGCGAAAATCTGGGAGCTTCCGCAAATGAGCGGCTACATCAATGCCTATAACCCCGAGGATAAAAGATTTCTGGATGCCGGCAGAGCCAAAGGTTTCGAAGTGACCCAGCTGATCTACATGGGCGGAAAAAAGAAAAATGAAATCGCATTTGCAAAATCCAATAAAGAACTGGCACAACTGCAGTTTTCACAGCTTTTGGTGGAACTGAGAACGCAGCTTCACACCAATTACTACAATCTGTATTACGAAAAACTCAAGCTTGAAAACATAGACAAGCAGCTGGGTTACATGAATGATCTTCTGAAAGCCTACAAGGTGCAGTCTGCCAAAGGAAATGTATCCCTGAAAGATGAAGTGAGACTTCAGAGCATCGTTATTCAGCTGAAAAATGACAAAGTAGGCATCAACAAAAATCTTCTGGAATTTGAGCAGAATCTGAAAGTGCTCACAGGAATTACAGAAAATATCGAACCCGAAATCTCCGCAGACGAGGCAAAACAGCTTCTGAAAGAGCAACCTTTCGGTGACAGCGAAGATTTAAAAAGAAAAGCTTTGGAAAACAATGCAGATTATCTCTTCATCCTGAAGATGATTGACAATTCCAAACTTTATGCGCAGTGGCAGAAATCCCTGAATGTTCCCGATCTGAACATCGGTGCCGAGTACGATCAGGCATCAGGAACTTTTAACAACGAAATAAACCTGAAGGTCGGCATTCCGATTCCTTTGTGGAAAAGCAACCGCGGGAACGTGGCCAGAGCAAAATTTGCCATCAGCCAGAATGAGAAAAACGCCGAATTTCAGAAACTGAATCTGGAAACAAAGGTGGAATCTGCTTTTCAGATCTGGAAAACGCAGTTTGAACAGTTATCGGAAATCAGAACTGCCGATCTTAACAATCTTGATCTGGTATACGAAGGAATGCTGAAGAATTTCAGAAACGGAAACGTCAGCCTCATCGAATTCACCGATTTTATGGAAAGCTACCGCCAGACCGCCTTACAGATCTACGACATGAAAAATGAGCTGATGGAATCTGCCATCAGACTCAATCAATTGGTACAAACTAAAATCTTCTATTAAACAATACAATGAAAAAATTAATCATACCCCTGTTTTCAGCCTTGCTTTTATGGTCTTGCTCCAAGCCTGAAGCTCCAAAAAACACCGAGCCTAAAGGTTTTGAACTGAGCAATACCATGCTTGAATCTATTTCTACAGCAAAAGTGGAAAGCAGAAACATAGAGGATTTTTACAGTTTTTACGGCAAAATTTCCGCCGACAGAAACTCATACATCGACGTTTTCCCATTGGTAGGCGGAAATGTAATGAGCGTAAATGTGGAACTGGGAGATTACGTGAGAAAAGGTCAGGTTTTGGCGACCATCAGAAGTACCGAGCTTGCTGAAGTGCAGCGTGATGTAAGTGATGCAAGAACAGATTTGCAGGTAGCAAAAAACAATCTCCGTGTTGCCAGAGAAATGTACGAAGGCAAACTGAATACAGAACGTGATGTTCTGGAAGCGAAGAGCCAGCTTCAGAAAGCAGAAGACCAGATGCAGAGAGCCTCGGCGGTGAGCACCGTGTATAATGTTAAGAACGGCAATATCTACAGCGTTCTCGCACCCATCAGTGGTTATATTGTTCACAAGGACATCAACAAAGACATGCAACTGCGAAGCGACAGAAGCGAGAATATATTTGATGTTGCCAATACCACCAACGTCTGGGCGATTATGAACATCAACGAAGCTGATATCGATAAAATAAGCCTCGGGATGCCGGCTCAGGTTTCTACCCTTTCTTATCCCGACAAGATTTTCAACGGAAAGATTGATAAGATATTTAAAATTATCGACCCTGAAACCAATGCAATGCAGGCAAGAGTGGTTCTCGACAATGCCAACGGGTTGCTGATTCCTGACAGTAAAGCGACGATAAAAGTTTCGAAATCTGAAAATAAAAATGCACTGTCTATACCTTCGAAAGCAGTCATTTTTGATGATGACAAAAGCTATGTTGTGGTTTTCAAATCAAGAAATGATGTGAAGATAAAAGAAATTCAGGTCTTAAAACAGGTGGGTGAATTCACCTACATTTCTGAAGGTTTAAAGGAAGGTGAAAACGTGATTACCAACAATCAGCTGCTCATCTACCGTTCTCTGAACAATTGATTTCAACAGACCATTGAGGCATTTTACAGTAATTGAGTTTTATAGGTATTTCTCTTTTCATTTAATCATTCTCATAGTTTCGATGCTGCTTATTTAATTTAAATACACCTGTTCTCAATGGTTTGAAATCATTCAGATTTTATCAAACATTTAGTTATTCATTCAATATCTAAAGTCTAACCTTTAATTTCCATCATGAATAAATTCATAAAAAATATAATCTCATTTTCACTTAAAAACAAGGCGTTCACCTTCATCTGGGTCGCTGTTTTGGCAGTGGCGGGATTTATCAGTTTTAAAAATATGCCGATTGAGGCTTTCCCTGATGTCACCAATACCCAAATCGTTATCATTACACAGTGGGATGGCCGAAGCGCTGAAGAAGTTGAGCGTTTTGTAACTACACCGATTGAGCTGTCGATGAGTCCGGTGCAGAAGAAAACGAGTGTGAGAAGTACCACGATGTTTGGTCTTTCCATTGTAAAAATTCTTTTTGATGACGGTGTAGACGATATGTTTGCCCGAAATATGGTCAACAATCAGCTTAGAAACATTAGCCTTCCCGAAGGCATCGACCCTGAAGTACAGCCTCCGTACGGACCAACCGGAGAAATTTTCAGATATACGTTAGAAAGTAAAAAGAAAGATTCCCGTGAACTTCTCACACTGCAGAACTGGGTGATCGACAGAGCACTTCGCGGTGTTCCCGGAGTGGCAGATATCAATGTCTTCGGTGGTCAGGACAAGGTTTTTGAGCTTAGTATCGACCCGAGAGCTTTGGATAAATACAATCTGACGCCGCTGCAGGTTTATGAAGCAGTGACCAAAAGTAATTTAAATGTCGGTGGAGACGTGATCGAAAAAAACGGACAGGCCTACGTCGTCCGCGGAATCGGCTTGGTGCAGTCGACGGATGATATCGCCAATATCACAATTCATAATGACAACGGAAACCCGATTCTCGTAAAAAATGTTGCTGAAGTTCACGAAAGTTCGAGACCAAGAGTTGGACAGGCTGGATTGAATAATCACGACGACACTGTTGAAGGAATTGTAGTGATGCGTAAAGGCGAGAATCCCCGAGAAGTTTTGGTTGGGGTAAAAGCTAAAATTGCCGAACTGAACGAAAAAATTCTTCCGAAAGATGTAAAAATGGTGACGTTCTACGACCGTGACCACCTGATGGATTTTACCACAGAAACCGTAATGCACAATTTGCTCGAAGGAATCATCCTTGTGACGGTAATTGTTTTAATATTCATGGCCGACTGGCGAACGACGCTTACCGTTTCCATCATTATTCCGCTTTCATTGCTGTTTGCTTTCCTTTGTTTAAAGCTTTGCGGAATGAGCGCCAATTTACTGTCACTCGGAGCAGTGGATTTCGGGATTATCATTGACGGAGCCGTGGTAATGGTGGAAGGAATTTTCGTAATGCTCGACCATAAAGCCAAAAAATACGGTCCCGAAAAGTTTAATAAAATGGCAAAAGCAGGCTGGATTAAACAGACAGGAACCGGTTTGGGAAAAGCAATTTTCTTCTCCAAATTAATCATCATCACTTCACTGATCCCGATTTTTGCGTTTCAGAAAGTGGAAGGTAAAATGTTCTCACCATTGGCATTCACCCTTGGTTTTGCGTTGATGGGAGCTTTGATTTTCACCCTTACTTTGGTTCCGGTGCTGACGCATTTGCTTTTAAATAAAAATGTAC
It includes:
- a CDS encoding response regulator receiver domain, with the translated sequence MDEQKMSVEISKPLQEIKSFQDVAKAIIRDSIRNAICIDDNYLAPYSDSTEGLNTNDPKKLYYSFRKQGHCDLDIYQFKTFDEWLENNYMIHNKDLMVLDWELDDGEEKFKNTLLILNDIIFEKRIPFVVIYTNTEDLDSVSQVLCENYNLYNSTTFDEFVNFLKEKISRLSDKSEDVELFFEENRKLFFELIKFFDKREELSQEIIQKFGTFLDYNDLVKLSKKIVSTTKEKFLSKENIVESLLVIANLIFSVNLQDDAKKTINKRIEIVKDCYLINGIIVLILHKSGNEDGVEPENLFNVFSEAIYTNPHSIINLVSLELKDKLREDFSKIGTKFNLIDERAFLYHANNYSIQNGENKEFDKTSFVNFIIQYWMNELAQYNLDLDLKSILILEERLQDIYVDNDLHDKLSQYAHMVSSVNIENRRNKKLTFGDIFKSDDKYFLCITPLCDCLNPSKIDFQFYFITGKKINNKSALENAEQGFYSFVNFNDEFIAIEWKCKPFTSYISESDNNVKSLNLTYANVPLELKHVTILKENYAQRIANNSFGYGYRVGVDFPHIKS
- the rpsU gene encoding 30S ribosomal protein S21 — protein: MLIIPVKDGESIDRALKKYKRKFDKTGTVRQLRSRQAFIKPSVTLRQARLKAAHKQVNLSKEEQA
- a CDS encoding tyrosine-type recombinase/integrase, with the protein product MIDKFLQYISFEKRYSPHTVTSYKKDLEDFYEFYLRTEGSENLLKADKKIIRNFIVELSEKNIAKRSINRKVSTLRSFYKFLLKIQEIKVSPVENISSIKFYAEKQIPISSDEMKNLDEKISLETDNLLEHCIIETLYQTGIRKAELCGLIFENVNLGAQELKIIGKGNKERYIPISEKLTQLLSDYLNIRKPKENFGAYFFVNKNGKKLTEKFVYLTVNKYLSLVTSKEKKSPHILRHSFATHVLDNGAEISKVKKILGHSSLASTQVYTNANIEQLKKVFNLAHPRAAKKEEL
- a CDS encoding HPF/RaiA family ribosome-associated protein, with the translated sequence MKITVQSIGLTPHAPLEDHIEKKVNKLATFYDKIQDCKVFLKVENTSDRENKTTELILAVPGDDIVVKKTCTSFEESLDQCVDTAKKLLIKKKELA
- a CDS encoding response regulator transcription factor gives rise to the protein MNILLLEDDLILSAELCKFLESNQISCSKVFDGETFLREIKNNSYDLYLLDINVPKMNGLDVCQTLRTFDKTTPIIILSAYGDLSDKKDAFTRLADDYLVKPFQFEELLLRINSLLRRKTQSENIESDVIKVDDLIINKTEQKVFRGGNEIALTLKEFQLLVYLAEAQGRTVSKQQITEHVWEHNFNTNTNTVEVYINFLRKKLDKDFPVKLIHTRSGFGYYLSPL
- a CDS encoding sensor histidine kinase is translated as MSLKRKIALTLSISFSILLGIVMVIIYILFNDFRREEFKARFVQRLEFTSHFILKSKDFEEEAPVFFNENSDNVLLNEKILIFNASKELIYSTIKDQKVTWDAKLLSELDRKKAVYTEKTFPEIYAAKRNINGENYYIITSAYDTNGKSKLAYLKYLLITAYIASTLLIGFFSYYFMGKFLHPLEQLNQEVSEITAHKLTTQIPVNNSKDEISILAQSFNTMIVRLNDVFQSQKDFTASASHEIRTPITRIAFQIENLIKLEEHSPTTLMGLQQMLRDVFLLSDLTNSLLLLTKFDKENIQTIYEEVRIDEVIFESFDRLKKSFPNLKMDFNISEKSTEDALLTIGGVQSLLVIVFVNLLKNAAIYSDNEEVDILLDEDNSNITIDVISFGNTIPEKEQSRLFDAFTRGNNSQNISGSGLGLRIVKRILEYHGADILYSSPSEKSNKFTVIFAK
- a CDS encoding TolC family protein, whose translation is MNKFAGLLIVVSSFLTAQQQMSLQDCENAFQQNNLQLLAEQYSISMADADILQAKIWELPQMSGYINAYNPEDKRFLDAGRAKGFEVTQLIYMGGKKKNEIAFAKSNKELAQLQFSQLLVELRTQLHTNYYNLYYEKLKLENIDKQLGYMNDLLKAYKVQSAKGNVSLKDEVRLQSIVIQLKNDKVGINKNLLEFEQNLKVLTGITENIEPEISADEAKQLLKEQPFGDSEDLKRKALENNADYLFILKMIDNSKLYAQWQKSLNVPDLNIGAEYDQASGTFNNEINLKVGIPIPLWKSNRGNVARAKFAISQNEKNAEFQKLNLETKVESAFQIWKTQFEQLSEIRTADLNNLDLVYEGMLKNFRNGNVSLIEFTDFMESYRQTALQIYDMKNELMESAIRLNQLVQTKIFY
- a CDS encoding efflux RND transporter periplasmic adaptor subunit yields the protein MKKLIIPLFSALLLWSCSKPEAPKNTEPKGFELSNTMLESISTAKVESRNIEDFYSFYGKISADRNSYIDVFPLVGGNVMSVNVELGDYVRKGQVLATIRSTELAEVQRDVSDARTDLQVAKNNLRVAREMYEGKLNTERDVLEAKSQLQKAEDQMQRASAVSTVYNVKNGNIYSVLAPISGYIVHKDINKDMQLRSDRSENIFDVANTTNVWAIMNINEADIDKISLGMPAQVSTLSYPDKIFNGKIDKIFKIIDPETNAMQARVVLDNANGLLIPDSKATIKVSKSENKNALSIPSKAVIFDDDKSYVVVFKSRNDVKIKEIQVLKQVGEFTYISEGLKEGENVITNNQLLIYRSLNN